A genomic region of Miscanthus floridulus cultivar M001 chromosome 3, ASM1932011v1, whole genome shotgun sequence contains the following coding sequences:
- the LOC136544699 gene encoding uncharacterized protein, producing MGDEVLFSSKTVHTKFHEVLKCLRKLGKDNIKPRDATFSSEHERIKEDRFWPYFKGAIGAIDGSHVPVVVPAEDTVNHTCRHGYTSQNLLAVCDFDMRFIFAVASWPGKYYLVDSGYPNRTGYLAPFKGSTYHIPEFRNRSGPPQGKYKVFNFNHSSLRNVIERAFGVLKEKWRILKGIPSFSTRTQKHIILACLALHNFIRDSNLHDKEFERCDADDEYLVQEDDTTPEDEIEDVENEDAMNIIRSRIADALFSVR from the exons ATGGGTGATGAGGTGCTTTTCTCGTCCAAG ACAGTTCACACTAAGTTTCATGAGGTGCTGAAGTGTTTGCGCAAGTTAGGTAAAGACAATATTAAGCCAAGAGATGCTACTTTTTCTTCGGAacatgaaagaatcaaagaagaccgtTTCTGGCCATACTTCAAAGGCGCTATTGGAGCAATAGATGGTTCACATGTTCCAGTGGTTGTGCCAGCTGAGGATACGGTTAATCACACATGCCGTCATGGATATACATCTCAGAATTTGCTAGCTGTTTGCGACTTTGACATGAGGTTTATCTTTGCGGTTGCTAGTTGGCCCG GGAAATATTATCTTGTGGACTCTGGATATCCAAACCGAACAGGGTATCTGGCCCCTTTCAAAGGAAGCACATACCATATTCCAGAATTTCGTAATCGTTCTGGACCACCCCAAGGGAAATATAAGGTGTTCAATTTCAATCATTCATCCCTTCGAAATGTCATTGAGCGGGCCTTTGGAGTATTGAAGGAGAAGTGGCGTATTTTGAAGGGCATACCAAGTTTCTCAACTCGTACTCAGAAGCACATCATTCTTGCTTGTTTGGCATTGCATAATTTTATTCGTGATAGCAATTTGCATGATAAGGAGTTCGAAAGATGTGATGCTGATGATGAATACTTGGTACAAGAGGATGACACGACACCGGAAGATGAGATTGAAGATGTGGAGAATGAGGATGCCATGAATATCATTCGTAGTAGAATAGCCGATGCTTTGTTTAGTGTGAGATAG
- the LOC136547521 gene encoding L10-interacting MYB domain-containing protein-like: MVIRMSENFVLFDSRMGDKADWGDFFLKHLIDVCKGEIEAGNRPQGLWTSTGWKNIVAKFEAKTGDKRTKIQLKNKLDNLKKEYVWFMELKNYATGLGWDAAKGTVDCPQDWWDEHLARCNNREKGLKCNHVRFRKQGPKYLDDLDLIFGKVHVTGATAACPGDISSDESDDCVADVPKPPPKDDVKLADLKQKGKKKRKSSCTIAESKEEKSLFYRMYKNTCLKIESAADRISSASATSASPTNVVPTIGEAMKMVEECGVEEGTPLMHTATMLIMKPEFREVFSYLKTNKGRLDVLEREHEK, encoded by the exons ATGGTAATTAGAATGTCTgaaaattttgttttgtttgattcaagAATGGGTGACAAGGCAGATTGGGGTGATTTCTTTTTGAAGCATTTGATTGATGTATGCAAAGGGGAGATAGAAGCTGGGAATAGGCCCCAGGGGCTTTGGACTAGCACTGGTTGGAAAAATATTGTAGCCAAGTTTGAAGCCAAAACTGGTGACAAGCGAACAAAGATACAATTGAAGAACAAATTAGATAACTTAAAAAAAGAATATGTTTGGTTCATGGAGTTAAAAAATTATGCCACTGGACTTGGATGGGATGCGGCTAAGGGAACTGTTGATTGCCCCCAGGATTGGTGGGATGAACACCTTGCT AGGTGCAATAATCGTGAAAAAGGGCTTAAATGCAATCATGTGAGGTTCAGAAAACAAGGACCGAAGTACCTTGATGATCTTGATCTGATTTTCGGCAAGGTACATGTGACTGGGGCCACTGCAGCTTGTCCTGGTGATATATCTTCGGATGAGAGCGATGATTGCGTGGCCGATGTGCCAAAACCTCCACCTAAAGATGATGTCAAGCTGGCTGATTTGAAGCAAAAAGGGAAAAAGAAACGCAAGAGCTCCTGTACTATTGCTGAAAGCAAAGAAGAAAAGAGTCTATTTTATCGAATGTACAAAAACACATGTTTGAAGATAGAAAGTGCAGCAGATAGGATCTCTAGTGCATCTGCCACCTCAGCTTCTCCCACTAATGTTGTCCCCACTATTGGAGAGGCTATGAAGATGGTCGAAGAGTGTGGGGTGGAAGAAGGAACTCCTCTAATGCACACTGCCACCATGCTGATCATGAAGCCTGAATTTAGAGAGGTCTTCAGCTATCTGAAAACAAATAAAGGAAGGCTGGATGTCCTTGAGAGAGAGCATGAGAAGTAG